A single Paraburkholderia sp. D15 DNA region contains:
- a CDS encoding arylsulfatase — protein sequence MTTQRSQHSSFRLGLIGAAIASLVTLASCGDGSLPGSATPPVAQKRPNILYIMADDLGYSDIHAFGGEINTPNLDALVQSGRILTNHHTGTVCAITRSMLISGTDHHLVGEGTMGVPTDERKGLPGYEGYLNDRALSVAQLLKDGGYHTYMAGKWHIGSGIVGSATGGGQTPDQWGFEHSYALLGGAATNHFAHELANSQNYTEDGKYVQPGQPGQPGGAGGSPAVFYSTDFYTQRLISYIDSNKGDGKPFFAYAAFTSPHWPLQVPDPYLHNYVGKYDAGYDVIRNARIARQKALGIIPNDFVPYGGASETLVASPATPNNGTPSAKYVSAVHSAAQGYTDYGPGTVNKTWASLSPAEKKAQARYMEIYAGMVENLDHNIGLLIQHLKDIGEYDNTFIMFQSDNGAEGWPIDSGADPTATDTANSIDPVYSQLGTDNGQQNAQRLQYGLRWAEVSATPFRLTKGYSGEGGVSTPLIVHLPGQTTQKTTLRSFTHVTDNTATFLAVAQITPPTQAAPPLINTLTGVDQNKGKVIYNNRYVYPITGQSLLPLLNDQTTAAVHSASFGDEAYGRGYLRSADGRWKALWTEPPLGPVDGHWQLFDMTADRGETQDVATQNQSVVDTLIQQWNSYMSSVGGVEPLRPRGYY from the coding sequence ATGACAACACAACGATCGCAACACTCGAGTTTTCGCCTTGGTCTTATCGGCGCGGCCATCGCCAGCCTCGTCACGCTCGCCTCGTGCGGCGACGGCAGTCTGCCTGGCAGCGCGACCCCACCCGTCGCGCAGAAGCGTCCGAACATTCTGTACATCATGGCCGACGATCTCGGCTACTCCGACATCCACGCGTTCGGCGGCGAAATCAACACGCCGAATCTCGACGCGCTGGTGCAATCGGGCCGCATCCTCACCAATCATCACACCGGCACCGTCTGCGCGATCACGCGCTCGATGCTGATCTCGGGCACCGACCACCATCTGGTCGGCGAGGGCACGATGGGCGTGCCGACCGACGAACGCAAGGGCCTGCCCGGCTACGAAGGCTATCTGAACGACCGCGCGTTGTCGGTCGCGCAATTGCTGAAGGACGGCGGCTATCACACGTACATGGCCGGCAAGTGGCACATCGGCTCGGGGATCGTCGGCAGCGCGACCGGCGGCGGACAGACACCGGACCAATGGGGTTTCGAACATAGCTATGCGTTGCTAGGCGGCGCCGCGACCAATCACTTCGCGCACGAACTCGCGAACTCGCAGAACTACACCGAAGACGGCAAGTACGTGCAGCCCGGCCAGCCGGGTCAACCGGGCGGCGCGGGCGGCAGCCCCGCGGTGTTCTACTCGACCGACTTCTACACGCAGCGCCTGATCTCGTACATCGATTCGAACAAAGGCGACGGCAAGCCGTTCTTCGCGTACGCGGCCTTTACCTCGCCGCATTGGCCATTGCAGGTACCCGATCCTTATCTGCACAACTACGTCGGCAAATACGACGCGGGTTACGACGTGATCCGCAACGCACGCATCGCGCGGCAAAAAGCGCTCGGCATCATTCCGAACGACTTCGTGCCGTACGGCGGCGCATCGGAGACGCTGGTCGCGAGCCCGGCCACGCCGAACAACGGCACGCCCAGCGCGAAGTACGTGAGCGCGGTGCATAGCGCGGCGCAGGGTTATACCGACTACGGTCCCGGCACGGTCAACAAGACGTGGGCGAGTCTGTCGCCGGCCGAGAAGAAGGCGCAGGCGCGCTACATGGAAATCTACGCGGGCATGGTCGAGAACCTCGATCACAACATCGGCCTGCTGATCCAGCATCTGAAGGACATCGGCGAGTACGACAACACCTTCATCATGTTCCAGTCGGACAACGGCGCGGAAGGCTGGCCGATCGATTCCGGCGCGGACCCGACCGCCACCGATACCGCCAACTCCATCGATCCGGTCTATTCGCAACTCGGCACCGACAACGGTCAGCAGAATGCACAACGTCTGCAGTACGGCTTGCGCTGGGCCGAAGTCAGCGCCACACCGTTCCGTCTGACCAAGGGCTATTCCGGCGAAGGCGGCGTGTCCACGCCGCTGATCGTGCACCTGCCCGGCCAGACCACGCAGAAGACGACGCTGCGTTCGTTCACGCACGTGACCGACAACACCGCCACCTTCCTGGCGGTCGCGCAGATCACGCCGCCGACGCAAGCCGCGCCGCCCCTGATCAATACGCTGACCGGCGTCGATCAGAACAAAGGCAAGGTGATCTACAACAATCGCTACGTGTATCCCATCACCGGGCAATCGCTGCTGCCGCTGCTCAACGATCAGACCACGGCGGCGGTGCATAGCGCGTCGTTCGGCGACGAAGCGTACGGACGCGGCTATCTGCGCAGCGCCGACGGCCGCTGGAAAGCGCTGTGGACGGAGCCGCCGCTCGGTCCCGTCGACGGTCACTGGCAACTGTTCGACATGACCGCCGACCGCGGCGAAACGCAGGACGTCGCGACGCAGAACCAGTCCGTGGTCGATACGCTCATTCAGCAGTGGAACAGCTATATGAGCAGCGTCGGCGGCGTCGAGCCATTGCGGCCGCGCGGTTACTACTGA
- a CDS encoding catalase family protein, whose translation MADPLMIQPLRFDPSFEQIPDDEAETTRELVETLRSIIETTYKDYGHAVRSVHAKSHGLLQGELEVLANLPPVYAQGAFARAGKYPVVMRFSTNPGDILDDGVSTPRGLALKMIGVDGERLPGSEDAVTQDFVMQNAPAFGAPTPKKFLGMLKMLAKTTDKAPGMKKALSAVLRGAESAVEALGGESPTLRNLGGHPKTHVLGETYYTMVPFLYGPYYAKLSVVPVSASLTALTDAPVDLDGKPNGLRDAVNAFFVDNTAQWEVRVQLATDLDRMPIEDASVKWPEDESPYVTVARLTVLPQPAWTDARAAVVDDRLAFSPWQGLSAHRPLGGVMRSRKPAYEMSSAFRGQHNGCPMHEPRSAEPLPD comes from the coding sequence ATGGCCGACCCACTTATGATTCAACCGTTGCGCTTCGACCCTTCCTTCGAGCAAATCCCCGACGACGAGGCGGAGACGACCCGCGAACTGGTCGAGACGTTACGCAGCATCATCGAAACCACGTACAAGGACTATGGACACGCGGTGCGAAGCGTCCACGCAAAGAGTCACGGTCTGCTGCAAGGCGAACTGGAAGTGTTGGCGAATCTGCCACCCGTTTATGCTCAAGGCGCGTTCGCGCGTGCCGGAAAATACCCGGTCGTGATGCGCTTTTCGACCAACCCCGGCGATATTCTCGACGACGGCGTGTCCACGCCGCGCGGTCTGGCGCTGAAGATGATCGGTGTGGATGGCGAGCGTTTGCCGGGAAGCGAAGACGCGGTGACCCAGGACTTCGTGATGCAGAACGCGCCCGCATTCGGCGCGCCGACGCCGAAAAAATTTCTCGGCATGCTGAAGATGCTGGCAAAGACGACCGATAAAGCGCCGGGGATGAAGAAGGCGCTGTCCGCTGTGTTGCGCGGCGCGGAATCCGCGGTGGAAGCGTTGGGCGGGGAAAGTCCGACGCTGCGCAATCTGGGCGGACATCCGAAGACCCATGTACTCGGCGAGACGTACTACACGATGGTGCCGTTTCTGTATGGGCCTTACTACGCGAAGCTGAGTGTGGTGCCGGTGTCGGCGAGCTTGACGGCGTTGACCGATGCGCCCGTGGACCTGGACGGCAAACCGAACGGCCTGCGCGACGCCGTCAACGCGTTTTTCGTCGATAACACCGCGCAGTGGGAGGTGCGTGTGCAACTCGCCACCGATCTCGACAGGATGCCGATCGAGGACGCATCCGTTAAATGGCCGGAGGACGAAAGCCCGTACGTGACGGTCGCACGGTTGACCGTTCTGCCACAGCCGGCATGGACCGATGCACGCGCCGCAGTGGTCGACGATCGTCTGGCTTTCAGCCCGTGGCAGGGTTTGAGCGCGCATCGGCCGTTGGGCGGCGTGATGCGTTCGCGTAAGCCGGCGTATGAAATGTCGTCGGCCTTTCGCGGGCAGCACAACGGTTGTCCGATGCATGAGCCGCGTTCGGCCGAACCGCTGCCGGATTGA
- a CDS encoding response regulator transcription factor, whose product MTDTSSALAPALARLLLVDDHPLVRDGLRARLEASGHFEIVGEAGNAQEALALAAHATPHLVLMDVGMNGMNGIALAGLFHEQFPGIRVLMLSMHDNLEYVTQAVRAGASGYVLKDSPATEIIQAIGAVLDGKQFFSAGLGARLIQASANQAPVERLTPRERDILDALAEGLSSKQIAQRNDLSVRTVETHRLNLKRKLDIEGQAELIKFAVENRRTKR is encoded by the coding sequence ATGACCGACACATCGTCTGCCCTCGCGCCTGCCCTCGCCCGTCTACTGCTTGTCGACGATCACCCGTTGGTGCGCGACGGCCTGCGCGCGCGGCTCGAAGCCAGCGGCCATTTCGAAATCGTCGGCGAAGCGGGTAATGCGCAAGAAGCGCTCGCACTCGCTGCGCACGCGACCCCTCACCTCGTGCTGATGGACGTCGGCATGAACGGGATGAACGGCATTGCGCTCGCCGGTCTGTTTCACGAGCAGTTCCCGGGTATCCGCGTGCTGATGCTGTCGATGCACGACAACCTCGAATACGTGACCCAGGCGGTGCGGGCCGGTGCGAGCGGCTACGTGCTGAAGGATTCGCCCGCCACGGAGATCATTCAGGCGATCGGCGCGGTGCTCGACGGCAAGCAGTTCTTCAGCGCGGGGCTCGGCGCGCGCCTGATTCAGGCTTCGGCGAATCAAGCGCCGGTCGAACGGCTCACGCCGCGCGAGCGCGATATTCTCGACGCGCTCGCCGAAGGACTCTCGAGCAAGCAGATCGCGCAGCGTAACGATCTGTCGGTGCGCACGGTGGAAACGCATCGGCTGAATCTGAAGCGCAAGCTCGATATCGAAGGGCAGGCGGAACTGATCAAGTTCGCGGTGGAGAACCGGCGCACGAAGCGTTGA
- a CDS encoding cache domain-containing protein codes for MKLKAKIVLLAIVPFLGAMASIEIGVREEAIALAEAQHATTQAAYMASKQLELKHYVELASTAIAPLYDAGQENARDDSMLRTRALDVLQKMDYGKDGYFFVYDTHGRSLMHPREPDLVGRDLWELRDPQGILTIQQLLAASARGGGYVRYVWHKPSTGKLASKLGYVVPLERWGWMIGTGIYLDDVDAALADLDARAAANIDRTMKWIDAIAVAGIAVIALCALVLNVTEYRSADAKLKRLAQQVVESQENERARLSRELHDGISQMMVSVKLLLESALARFERSDVRVPAAEAALATSLTRLGDTLREVRRISHALRPSMLDDLGVAAALEQLRRELGEQSSIEIGFTQIAHTHAAVLPDVVNTVLFRIAQEALTNIVRHAQATSAALTLEISHDAVTLTITDNGRGFDVTDAFVGRRAGVGLRNMRERLEALGGNLSLSSQPGHTLVSARVPLGTRVADVAPLQVH; via the coding sequence ATGAAACTCAAAGCGAAGATTGTCCTGCTGGCGATCGTGCCCTTCCTGGGGGCCATGGCGAGCATTGAAATCGGTGTGCGCGAAGAAGCGATCGCGCTCGCCGAGGCGCAGCACGCGACCACCCAGGCGGCCTACATGGCCAGCAAGCAGCTCGAACTGAAGCATTACGTCGAACTCGCGTCGACGGCCATCGCGCCGCTGTATGACGCCGGCCAGGAGAACGCCCGCGACGACTCGATGCTGCGTACCCGCGCGCTCGACGTGCTGCAGAAAATGGACTACGGCAAGGACGGCTACTTCTTCGTGTACGACACGCACGGCCGCTCGCTGATGCATCCGCGCGAACCCGATCTCGTCGGGCGCGACCTGTGGGAACTGCGCGATCCGCAGGGCATTCTCACCATCCAGCAGTTGCTCGCGGCCTCCGCGCGCGGCGGCGGCTACGTGCGCTACGTGTGGCACAAGCCGTCCACCGGCAAGCTCGCGTCGAAGCTCGGCTACGTGGTGCCGCTCGAACGCTGGGGCTGGATGATCGGCACCGGCATCTATCTCGACGATGTCGACGCGGCGCTCGCCGACCTCGATGCACGCGCGGCGGCCAATATCGATCGCACGATGAAATGGATCGACGCGATCGCGGTGGCCGGCATCGCCGTGATCGCGCTGTGCGCGCTGGTGCTGAACGTCACCGAATACCGCAGCGCCGACGCGAAGCTGAAGCGGCTCGCGCAGCAGGTGGTCGAGTCGCAGGAAAACGAACGCGCGCGTCTGTCGCGCGAACTGCACGACGGCATCAGCCAGATGATGGTGTCCGTGAAGCTGCTGCTCGAATCGGCGCTCGCGCGCTTCGAGCGCAGCGACGTGCGCGTGCCCGCCGCCGAGGCCGCGCTCGCCACGAGTCTCACGCGGCTCGGCGACACCTTGCGCGAGGTGCGGCGCATTTCGCACGCGCTGCGTCCGTCGATGCTCGACGATCTCGGCGTGGCCGCCGCGCTGGAACAACTCAGGCGCGAGCTTGGCGAGCAGTCGTCGATCGAGATCGGCTTCACGCAGATCGCGCATACGCACGCCGCCGTGCTGCCCGACGTGGTGAACACCGTGCTGTTCCGGATCGCGCAGGAGGCGTTGACCAACATCGTGCGGCACGCGCAGGCCACCAGCGCCGCGCTCACGCTGGAAATCTCGCACGACGCCGTCACGCTGACGATCACCGATAACGGGCGCGGCTTCGACGTGACCGATGCATTCGTCGGCCGGCGCGCGGGCGTCGGTCTGCGCAACATGCGCGAGCGGCTCGAAGCGCTCGGCGGCAACCTGTCGCTCAGCTCGCAGCCTGGCCATACGCTCGTGAGCGCGCGCGTGCCGCTCGGCACGCGCGTGGCCGATGTGGCCCCCCTGCAGGTACATTAA
- a CDS encoding DUF3311 domain-containing protein: METSPSAGRSWLWLILLIPYIALLWLPFYNDTRPSFAGFPFFYWYQFLWVPLTSLLIYVVYRGVK, from the coding sequence GTGGAGACCTCCCCATCCGCCGGCCGTTCATGGCTCTGGCTCATTCTGCTGATCCCGTACATCGCGCTGTTGTGGCTGCCGTTCTATAACGACACGCGTCCCTCGTTCGCGGGCTTTCCGTTCTTCTACTGGTATCAGTTTCTGTGGGTGCCGTTGACCTCGCTGCTGATTTACGTCGTGTACCGAGGTGTCAAATGA
- a CDS encoding sodium:solute symporter: protein MSDLNPVNPVAMTVFIAFFVLVTVIGFFAARWKRGDLTQLHEWGLGGRQFGTVISWFLVGGDFYTAYTVIAVPALVYSVGAYGFFALPYTIIVYPFVFAVMPKLWKVAHAKNHITAADYVQGEYGGKWFPAAIALTGIVATMPYIALQLVGMQVVIKGLGVSGEMPLIVAFVILALYTYASGLRAPAMIAFVKDIMIYIVVIAAVWLIPAKLGGYAHVFDAADTYFKAKGGATGIILKPTQFTAYASLALGSALAAFMYPHTMTAVLSSASAKTVRKNAIFLPAYTLLLGLIALLGYMAIAAGVHVKSASDMVPALFNTLFPSWFVGFAAAAIAISALVPAAIMSIGAANLFTRNLWRPLVSPNISPAGEASTAKIVSLVVKFGALLFIVFLPTQYAIDLQLLGGVWILQIFPAIVFSLYTRRLNTPGLFLGWLVGIVIGTSLAIIQGLKPVYALHLGDAVYPLYIGLIALAANIVVSFVVSVVSPRRVAAAA, encoded by the coding sequence ATGAGCGACCTGAATCCCGTCAATCCGGTTGCGATGACCGTCTTCATCGCCTTCTTCGTGCTCGTCACCGTGATCGGGTTTTTCGCCGCGCGCTGGAAGCGTGGCGATCTGACCCAGTTGCACGAGTGGGGTCTCGGCGGCCGTCAGTTCGGCACCGTCATTTCGTGGTTCCTCGTGGGCGGCGACTTCTACACCGCGTACACGGTGATCGCGGTGCCCGCGCTGGTCTATTCGGTCGGTGCATATGGGTTCTTCGCGCTGCCGTACACGATCATCGTCTATCCGTTCGTGTTCGCGGTCATGCCGAAGCTGTGGAAAGTCGCGCATGCGAAAAACCACATCACGGCAGCGGACTACGTGCAGGGCGAATACGGCGGCAAGTGGTTTCCGGCCGCCATCGCGCTGACCGGCATTGTCGCGACCATGCCGTATATCGCGCTGCAGCTCGTGGGCATGCAGGTCGTGATCAAGGGGCTGGGCGTGAGCGGCGAAATGCCGTTGATCGTCGCGTTCGTGATCCTCGCGCTGTACACGTATGCGAGCGGTTTGCGGGCCCCGGCCATGATCGCGTTCGTCAAGGACATCATGATCTATATCGTCGTGATCGCGGCGGTGTGGCTGATTCCGGCGAAACTCGGCGGCTATGCGCACGTGTTCGACGCGGCCGATACGTATTTCAAGGCCAAGGGCGGTGCGACCGGCATCATCCTGAAGCCCACGCAGTTCACCGCGTATGCGTCGCTCGCGCTGGGCTCGGCGCTGGCCGCATTCATGTATCCGCATACGATGACGGCCGTGCTGTCGTCCGCGTCGGCGAAAACGGTGCGCAAGAACGCGATTTTCCTGCCGGCGTACACGCTGTTGCTCGGCCTGATCGCGCTGCTGGGTTATATGGCGATTGCCGCGGGCGTGCATGTGAAGTCGGCGTCTGACATGGTGCCGGCGTTGTTCAACACGCTGTTCCCGTCGTGGTTCGTCGGCTTCGCGGCAGCGGCGATTGCGATCAGCGCGCTGGTGCCGGCCGCGATCATGTCGATCGGCGCGGCCAATCTGTTCACGCGTAATCTGTGGCGTCCGCTGGTGTCGCCGAACATTTCGCCGGCGGGTGAGGCGTCGACCGCGAAGATCGTCTCGCTGGTCGTGAAGTTCGGCGCGCTGCTGTTCATCGTGTTCCTGCCGACGCAGTACGCGATCGACCTGCAACTGCTCGGCGGCGTGTGGATTCTGCAGATTTTCCCGGCCATCGTGTTCTCGCTGTACACGCGCCGCCTGAATACGCCGGGTCTGTTCCTCGGCTGGCTGGTGGGCATCGTGATCGGCACGAGTCTCGCGATCATTCAAGGTCTGAAGCCGGTGTACGCGCTGCATCTCGGCGATGCGGTCTATCCGCTGTATATCGGCCTGATCGCGCTGGCGGCGAATATCGTCGTGAGCTTTGTCGTGTCGGTGGTGTCGCCGCGCAGGGTGGCGGCTGCGGCTTGA
- a CDS encoding FAD-binding oxidoreductase → MSKLEFDTVVLGAGIVGVCTAVHLQQRGRQVALIDRKPPGNETSFGNAGLIQREGVYPYAFPRGVGALLRYALNRSPDVRYHADAIFKVAPFLFQYWRNSDPARHAQIARSYATLIEHCVSEHHALAAAAGARDLLRPIGWMKVFRTPAVHDEEVRTAQRWHDEYGIQFDALDATRLQQAEPDLDRTLHGAVHYPQSDSVSDPNALVTAYAKHFEALGGRFFTGDAQTLREGWEVQTQEGTIAAASAVVALGPWSDRLSERLGYRLPLAVKRGYHMHYAAQAEARLNHPVLDAEGGYLLAPMARGIRLTTGAEIAFPDAPKTPVQLAMVEPVARTLFPLGEPLDAEPWMGRRPCTPDMMPIIGPARRHRGLWFAFGHAHHGLTLGPVTGRLIAEMMTGEETLVDPRPFSVERF, encoded by the coding sequence ATGAGCAAACTCGAATTCGATACCGTCGTACTCGGCGCGGGCATTGTCGGCGTGTGCACCGCCGTGCATCTGCAACAGCGCGGCCGCCAGGTCGCGCTGATCGACCGCAAGCCGCCGGGCAACGAAACGTCGTTCGGCAACGCCGGGCTGATTCAACGCGAAGGGGTCTATCCGTACGCGTTTCCGCGCGGTGTCGGCGCGCTGCTGCGCTATGCGCTGAACCGGTCGCCCGACGTGCGCTATCACGCCGACGCGATTTTCAAGGTCGCGCCGTTCCTGTTCCAGTACTGGCGCAACTCGGACCCGGCCCGTCACGCGCAGATCGCCAGGTCGTACGCGACGCTGATCGAACATTGCGTGAGCGAACATCACGCGCTTGCCGCCGCCGCGGGTGCGCGCGATCTGTTGCGCCCGATCGGCTGGATGAAGGTGTTCCGCACCCCGGCCGTGCACGACGAAGAAGTGCGGACCGCGCAACGCTGGCACGACGAGTACGGCATCCAGTTCGACGCGCTCGACGCCACCCGCCTGCAACAGGCCGAACCCGATCTCGACCGCACGCTGCACGGCGCGGTCCACTATCCGCAATCCGATTCCGTGAGCGACCCGAACGCGCTCGTCACCGCCTACGCAAAGCATTTCGAAGCGCTGGGCGGCCGCTTTTTCACCGGCGATGCGCAGACGCTGCGCGAAGGTTGGGAAGTGCAGACGCAGGAAGGCACGATCGCGGCGGCATCGGCGGTCGTCGCGTTGGGGCCGTGGTCCGATCGCTTGAGCGAACGGCTCGGCTACCGGCTGCCGCTCGCGGTCAAACGCGGGTATCACATGCACTATGCGGCGCAGGCCGAGGCGCGCCTGAATCATCCGGTGCTGGACGCCGAAGGCGGCTACCTGCTGGCGCCGATGGCGCGCGGCATCCGTCTGACCACCGGCGCGGAGATCGCCTTCCCGGATGCGCCCAAGACGCCCGTGCAACTCGCGATGGTGGAACCGGTCGCGCGCACGCTGTTTCCGCTTGGCGAGCCGCTGGACGCGGAACCGTGGATGGGGCGCCGCCCCTGCACGCCGGACATGATGCCGATCATCGGGCCCGCGCGGCGTCATCGCGGTTTGTGGTTCGCGTTCGGCCACGCGCATCATGGCCTCACGCTCGGGCCGGTCACGGGTCGGTTGATTGCCGAGATGATGACGGGAGAAGAGACGCTGGTCGATCCGCGTCCGTTCAGCGTGGAGCGGTTCTAG
- a CDS encoding LysR family transcriptional regulator — translation MDKLQAMTTFVRIVEAQSFSKAAETLALPRSSVTTLLKQLERELGAALLRRSTRTLSLTDAGERYYASCRAILADIARAESELSSDPAAPRGRVRADMPGVLGRALVVPRLREFEQRFPGIDLVLGLSDRPADLIYDGIDCVIRTGELADSTLTGRRVGQLNWITCASPRYLREYGEPASVDVLIHHRVVNYLSNATGRPVDWRFRVHGEPFTLSLPGRFAVNETEAYLQCGLEGLGLIQLSEFVALPYLQSGRLKEVLADARSAPVPVSVVYPDGRNASGATRAFVDWVVEILENSNIGRGQ, via the coding sequence ATGGACAAACTCCAAGCGATGACCACGTTCGTGCGCATCGTCGAAGCGCAGAGTTTCAGCAAGGCGGCCGAGACGCTTGCGCTACCGCGCTCGTCGGTGACCACGCTCCTCAAGCAACTCGAACGGGAACTCGGCGCCGCCTTGCTTCGCCGCAGCACCCGCACGCTGAGCCTGACCGATGCGGGCGAGCGTTACTACGCGTCGTGCCGTGCGATTCTCGCGGACATCGCGCGCGCGGAAAGCGAGCTGTCGAGCGACCCGGCGGCGCCACGCGGGCGCGTGCGGGCCGACATGCCCGGCGTACTCGGGCGCGCGCTGGTGGTGCCGAGGCTCCGCGAATTCGAGCAGCGTTTTCCCGGCATCGACCTCGTGCTCGGTTTGAGCGACCGTCCCGCGGACCTGATCTACGACGGCATCGATTGCGTGATTCGCACCGGCGAACTCGCGGACTCGACGCTGACCGGCCGGCGTGTCGGCCAGTTGAACTGGATCACCTGCGCATCGCCGCGCTATCTGCGCGAATACGGCGAACCGGCAAGCGTCGACGTATTGATCCATCATCGCGTGGTCAATTACCTGTCGAACGCCACGGGCCGGCCGGTCGACTGGCGCTTTCGCGTGCATGGCGAGCCGTTCACGCTGAGTCTGCCGGGCCGTTTCGCGGTGAACGAAACCGAGGCCTATCTGCAATGCGGTCTCGAAGGATTGGGGCTGATCCAGTTATCCGAATTCGTCGCGTTGCCGTATCTGCAATCGGGACGGTTGAAGGAAGTGCTGGCCGACGCGAGAAGCGCGCCGGTGCCCGTCTCGGTCGTATATCCGGACGGCAGAAACGCGAGCGGCGCGACCCGGGCGTTCGTCGACTGGGTGGTCGAGATACTTGAAAACAGCAACATTGGACGAGGCCAATGA
- a CDS encoding aromatic alcohol reductase gives MSHPRSILVLGAGELGMAMLRSLARRTAGMPGVSLAALLRPAALESTDPAKRRDVDELRSLSIELVPGDLAAQSEDELAGQFRRFDTVISCTGFVGGKGVQLKLARAALAAGVERYFPWQFGVDYDVIGRGSAQDLFDEQLDVRALLRAQQRTEWVIVSTGMFTSFLFEPSFGVVNRERDTVHALGSWDNAVTVTTADDIGMLTTEIVFAAPRIANEIVYVAGDTVTYRQLADALDAWRGVPVQRAEWSVPYLRDELAAQPDDSLRKYRVVFAEGAGVSWEPARTFNAQRGIAVCGMTQWMRENLPVVDGVTV, from the coding sequence ATGTCGCATCCTCGATCCATTCTCGTCCTTGGCGCCGGTGAACTCGGCATGGCCATGTTGCGCAGCCTCGCGCGCCGTACCGCCGGCATGCCCGGCGTCTCGCTCGCCGCGCTGTTGCGTCCCGCCGCGCTCGAATCGACCGACCCGGCGAAACGCCGCGACGTCGACGAACTGCGTTCGCTGTCCATCGAACTGGTGCCCGGCGATCTCGCCGCGCAGTCAGAGGACGAACTGGCTGGGCAGTTCCGACGCTTCGATACCGTGATTTCCTGCACCGGCTTCGTCGGCGGCAAGGGCGTGCAGCTCAAGCTCGCACGGGCGGCGCTCGCGGCCGGCGTCGAACGGTATTTTCCGTGGCAGTTCGGCGTCGATTACGACGTGATCGGCCGGGGCAGCGCGCAGGACCTGTTCGACGAACAGCTCGACGTGCGTGCTTTGTTGCGCGCGCAACAACGCACGGAATGGGTGATCGTGTCGACCGGCATGTTCACGAGCTTTCTGTTCGAGCCGTCGTTCGGCGTGGTGAACCGCGAACGCGATACGGTCCATGCGCTCGGCAGTTGGGACAACGCGGTCACCGTCACCACCGCCGACGACATCGGCATGCTCACCACGGAGATCGTTTTCGCGGCGCCGCGCATCGCGAATGAGATCGTCTATGTGGCGGGCGATACGGTGACCTATCGCCAGCTCGCCGATGCGCTCGATGCGTGGCGCGGCGTGCCGGTGCAGCGCGCCGAATGGAGCGTGCCGTATTTGCGCGACGAACTCGCGGCGCAGCCTGACGATTCGCTGCGTAAATACCGCGTCGTGTTCGCCGAGGGCGCGGGCGTGTCGTGGGAGCCGGCGCGGACTTTTAACGCGCAGCGAGGCATCGCGGTGTGTGGGATGACGCAATGGATGCGCGAGAACCTGCCGGTGGTGGATGGCGTAACCGTGTAA
- a CDS encoding DUF3348 domain-containing protein, whose protein sequence is MLQAPQRTALSGPALIRLLARVADVDVPESRQTLSDRLSQWLGWTDAIALSSVLNGAPPAVPAGARAARPFGRAEEEECARVRISLAQSVAGDSVLGGARRRGTGAASGPAQSRAPLHVQSPMSLQASLQAAPAEPPPDYAMFRQRYLALQQSMETAVGTLRVRLRGLLAARTPEFARLAVVDAVMERALAERERGLLGAVPGLLATHFERLRAAEKAALAGSAASDDAAAVTPGAWLDVFRKDMQSVLLAELDVRFQPVEGLLAALRTC, encoded by the coding sequence ATGTTGCAAGCCCCCCAGCGCACAGCTCTCAGCGGCCCGGCGCTCATCCGCCTGCTCGCTCGCGTGGCGGATGTCGATGTCCCCGAATCCCGGCAAACGCTCTCGGACCGGCTTAGCCAATGGCTCGGCTGGACCGACGCCATTGCACTGTCGTCGGTGCTGAACGGCGCGCCGCCGGCAGTGCCCGCGGGCGCGCGGGCGGCGCGGCCGTTCGGTCGCGCGGAAGAGGAGGAATGCGCGCGCGTGCGGATCTCGCTGGCGCAGTCGGTGGCCGGCGACAGCGTGCTGGGCGGCGCGCGGCGCCGTGGGACTGGGGCCGCGTCCGGGCCCGCACAGTCGCGCGCGCCGCTTCATGTGCAAAGCCCGATGTCGCTGCAAGCGTCGTTGCAAGCCGCGCCGGCGGAGCCGCCGCCCGATTACGCGATGTTCAGGCAACGCTACCTCGCGTTGCAGCAGTCGATGGAAACCGCCGTCGGCACGCTGCGCGTGCGGCTGCGCGGCCTGCTGGCCGCCCGCACGCCCGAGTTCGCGCGGCTCGCGGTGGTCGATGCGGTGATGGAGCGCGCGCTGGCCGAGCGCGAGCGTGGTCTGCTGGGCGCGGTGCCCGGCCTGCTGGCCACGCATTTCGAGCGCCTGCGCGCGGCGGAAAAGGCGGCGCTGGCCGGCTCCGCCGCTTCGGACGATGCCGCGGCGGTCACGCCCGGCGCCTGGCTGGACGTGTTCCGCAAGGACATGCAAAGCGTGTTGCTTGCCGAACTGGACGTTCGTTTTCAACCGGTCGAAGGGTTGCTCGCGGCTCTTCGCACCTGCTAA